From the genome of Lotus japonicus ecotype B-129 chromosome 6, LjGifu_v1.2, one region includes:
- the LOC130723751 gene encoding chaperone protein dnaJ 20, chloroplastic-like gives MNVLSLSSSSLNISKPFDFLPLSNKHKSRPSLSVSCSRATKLETSHGNLYKILSLSPKSATMDDIKKAYRSMALQYHPDVCSLKKEESTKMFVQLNAAYKTLSNPRLREEYDYELGLMMRSEIRGGGGGDESWRRVWMEQVAELKRRSERRRAHKEKGDSWGSRMRAQNMMNN, from the coding sequence ATGAATGTTTTATCCTTAAGCTCCTCAAGCCTTAACATTTCCAAACCATTTGATTTCCTTCCACTCTCAAATAAACACAAAAGTAGACCTTCTCTTTCTGTTTCATGCAGCAGAGCCACAAAACTTGAGACCAGCCATGGAAACTTGTACAAGATACTATCATTGAGCCCCAAAAGTGCAACCATGGATGACATAAAAAAGGCTTACAGAAGCATGGCGCTTCAGTACCACCCTGATGTGTGCAGTTTGAAGAAAGAGGAGTCGACCAAGATGTTTGTGCAGCTCAATGCAGCTTACAAGACGTTGTCGAATCCGAGGCTTCGAGAAGAGTATGATTATGAGTTGGGTTTGATGATGAGAAGTGAAAtaaggggtggtggtggtggtgatgagagTTGGAGAAGAGTGTGGATGGAGCAAGTGGCTGAGTTGAAGAGAAGGTCTGAAAGACGCAGGGCACACAAGGAAAAGGGGGATTCATGGGGCAGTAGAATGAGGGCGCAAAACATGATGAATAATTAA